From the Cryptomeria japonica chromosome 2, Sugi_1.0, whole genome shotgun sequence genome, one window contains:
- the LOC131048525 gene encoding pentatricopeptide repeat-containing protein At4g02750 isoform X1, translating into MKVLESRLCSACSEALVMLKRHPTPCLWSFDHKQPFHTCNPSSCNLKKRKLSVDRRSWNNKLVSLFRSGRVSDARLMFDKMPEPDLVTWNSVITGYARNGLLEDARQMFDIMPQRDVVSWNSMIAAYMHNGRLDEACCLFDRMPKRDNVSWNTVIRGYTQSDRIEDARELFDQIPQPDIYTWNLMISGYARNGRIDTARELFDKMPKRDTVSWNTMITGYAQCRRVDDARSLFDTIPGRNEISWNAMITGYVQNGRVDDACRLFEQMPEAMKNITSWTLMISGYAQNGRLEVARNLFDRMPERNVVSWNSMIMVYVQAGRIDDARKLFDEMPQKDVVSWNSVITGYSQTGRVDEARYLFDRMPLSDVVSCNAMIAGYAQNRRLEDARQLFDEMQERNVISWNALIAGYEQNGFYEEAYSLFSQMIESKVKPDCSSFTSILSACANLAALGEGKQIHQYIMKTGTFVDIPLANSLITMYAKCGSMEDSRLVFNTMPERDVISWNAIIVGNAQNGHAVEGLQLFKQLESIGIKPNDVTFVGVLCACSHAGLVEEGWQLFVSMSRDYSITPRVEHYASMVDLLGRSGLLNEAEDFIGRMPAEVQADAVVWGALLAACRVHGNADIAERVAHTLFKLEPHNSGPYVLLSNIYAAAGKWGDVSKVRKMMKERGVEKQPGCSWIEVQNNVHTFVVIRK; encoded by the coding sequence ATGAAGGTACTGGAGAGTAGACTTTGCTCTGCCTGTAGTGAAGCACTTGTAATGCTCAAACGTCATCCAACTCCATGTTTGTGGAGTTTTGATCATAAGCAACCTTTTCACACCTGTAATCCGAGTAGTTGTAATTTGAAGAAGAGAAAGCTGAGCGTGGATCGGCGTTCATGGAATAACAAACTTGTAAGTCTTTTTCGGAGTGGGCGAGTGTCAGATGCGCGCTtaatgtttgacaaaatgcctgaacCAGATCTAGTAACTTGGAACTCTGTCATCACAGGATATGCTCGGAATGGATTATTGGAAGATGCGCGACAAATGTTTGATATAATGCCTCAACGAGATGTAGTTTCCTGGAATTCAATGATTGCAGCCTATATGCACAATGGAAGATTGGATGAAGCCTGTTGCCTATTTGACAGAATGCCCAAAAGAGACAATGTCTCCTGGAACACAGTCATTAGGGGATATACCCAGAGTGATAGAATCGAAGATGCACGTGAGCTTTTCGATCAAATACCTCAACCAGATATATATACTTGGAACTTGATGATATCTGGGTATGCTCGAAATGGGAGGATTGACACGGCAAgggaactgtttgacaaaatgcctaaacGAGACACTGTATCATGGAATACAATGATCACGGGTTATGCTCAATGTAGGAGAGTCGATGATGCCCGCAGTCTGTTTGATACAATTCCCGGACGAAATGAGATTTCTTGGAATGCTATGATAACAGGATATGTGCAGAATGGTAGAGTAGATGATGCATGCAGATTGTTCGAGCAAATGCCTGAagcaatgaaaaatattacctcgtGGACTCTGATGATTTCTGGCTATGCCCAAAATGGGAGATTAGAGGTTGCACGCAATCTGTTTGACAGGATGCCTGAAAGGAATGTGGTTTCATGGAACTCCATGATTATGGTGTACGTTCAGGCTGGGAGAATTGATGACGCTCGGAAATTGTTTGACGAAATGCCGCAAAAGGATGTAGTTTCATGGAATTCAGTGATTACAGGGTATAGTCAGACTGGCAGGGTAGATGAAGCACGTTacttgtttgacagaatgcctctgTCAGATGTTGTGTCATGTAATGCAATGATAGCAGGATATGCTCAAAACCGAAGACTGGAGGATGCACGTCAACTGTTTGACGAAATGCAAGAACGAAATGTGATTTCATGGAATGCACTGATTGCAGGTTATGAACAGAATGGATTTTATGAAGAAGCCTATAGTCTTTTCTCTCAAATGATAGAGTCAAAAGTTAAGCCAGATTGCTCTAGCTTTACAAGCATATTAAGTGCATGTGCGAACCTAGCAGCTCTGGGAGAGGGTAAGCAGATCCATCAGTATATAATGAAGACAGGCACTTTCGTGGATATCCCTTTGGCAAACTCCCTTATAACTATGTATGCTAAATGTGGGAGCATGGAGGATTCTCGGTTAGTATTCAATACAATGCCTGAGCGTGATGTTATTTCATGGAATGCAATCATTGTAGGCAACGCACAGAATGGGCATGCCGTGGAGGGCCTTCAACTGTTTAAGCAATTGGAGAGCATAGGCATCAAGCCAAATGATGTCACTTTTGTAGGTGTCCTGTGTGCTTGTAGTCATGCAGGTTTGGTGGAGGAAGGTTGGCAGTTGTTTGTGTCAATGAGCAGGGATTATTCGATCACGCCAAGAGTAGAGCACTACGCATCTATGGTTGATCTTCTTGGTCGATCTGGTCTCCTCAACGAGGCAGAGGATTTTATCGGCAGGATGCCTGCAGAAGTTCAAGCAGATGCTGTTGTGTGGGGAGCATTGCTCGCAGCTTGCAGAGTTCACGGGAATGCTGATATTGCCGAGAGGGTAGCACACACCTTATTTAAATTGGAACCCCACAATTCTGGACCATATGTCCTACTGTCAAATATTTATGCTGCAGCTGGTAAGTGGGGTGATGTATCAAAagtgaggaagatgatgaaggaaaGGGGTGTGGAAAAGCAGCCGGGCTGCAGCTGGATTGAGGTACAAAATAACGTACATACATTTGTTGTAATCCGCAAATAA
- the LOC131048525 gene encoding pentatricopeptide repeat-containing protein At4g02750 isoform X2: protein MFDIMPQRDVVSWNSMIAAYMHNGRLDEACCLFDRMPKRDNVSWNTVIRGYTQSDRIEDARELFDQIPQPDIYTWNLMISGYARNGRIDTARELFDKMPKRDTVSWNTMITGYAQCRRVDDARSLFDTIPGRNEISWNAMITGYVQNGRVDDACRLFEQMPEAMKNITSWTLMISGYAQNGRLEVARNLFDRMPERNVVSWNSMIMVYVQAGRIDDARKLFDEMPQKDVVSWNSVITGYSQTGRVDEARYLFDRMPLSDVVSCNAMIAGYAQNRRLEDARQLFDEMQERNVISWNALIAGYEQNGFYEEAYSLFSQMIESKVKPDCSSFTSILSACANLAALGEGKQIHQYIMKTGTFVDIPLANSLITMYAKCGSMEDSRLVFNTMPERDVISWNAIIVGNAQNGHAVEGLQLFKQLESIGIKPNDVTFVGVLCACSHAGLVEEGWQLFVSMSRDYSITPRVEHYASMVDLLGRSGLLNEAEDFIGRMPAEVQADAVVWGALLAACRVHGNADIAERVAHTLFKLEPHNSGPYVLLSNIYAAAGKWGDVSKVRKMMKERGVEKQPGCSWIEVQNNVHTFVVIRK from the coding sequence ATGTTTGATATAATGCCTCAACGAGATGTAGTTTCCTGGAATTCAATGATTGCAGCCTATATGCACAATGGAAGATTGGATGAAGCCTGTTGCCTATTTGACAGAATGCCCAAAAGAGACAATGTCTCCTGGAACACAGTCATTAGGGGATATACCCAGAGTGATAGAATCGAAGATGCACGTGAGCTTTTCGATCAAATACCTCAACCAGATATATATACTTGGAACTTGATGATATCTGGGTATGCTCGAAATGGGAGGATTGACACGGCAAgggaactgtttgacaaaatgcctaaacGAGACACTGTATCATGGAATACAATGATCACGGGTTATGCTCAATGTAGGAGAGTCGATGATGCCCGCAGTCTGTTTGATACAATTCCCGGACGAAATGAGATTTCTTGGAATGCTATGATAACAGGATATGTGCAGAATGGTAGAGTAGATGATGCATGCAGATTGTTCGAGCAAATGCCTGAagcaatgaaaaatattacctcgtGGACTCTGATGATTTCTGGCTATGCCCAAAATGGGAGATTAGAGGTTGCACGCAATCTGTTTGACAGGATGCCTGAAAGGAATGTGGTTTCATGGAACTCCATGATTATGGTGTACGTTCAGGCTGGGAGAATTGATGACGCTCGGAAATTGTTTGACGAAATGCCGCAAAAGGATGTAGTTTCATGGAATTCAGTGATTACAGGGTATAGTCAGACTGGCAGGGTAGATGAAGCACGTTacttgtttgacagaatgcctctgTCAGATGTTGTGTCATGTAATGCAATGATAGCAGGATATGCTCAAAACCGAAGACTGGAGGATGCACGTCAACTGTTTGACGAAATGCAAGAACGAAATGTGATTTCATGGAATGCACTGATTGCAGGTTATGAACAGAATGGATTTTATGAAGAAGCCTATAGTCTTTTCTCTCAAATGATAGAGTCAAAAGTTAAGCCAGATTGCTCTAGCTTTACAAGCATATTAAGTGCATGTGCGAACCTAGCAGCTCTGGGAGAGGGTAAGCAGATCCATCAGTATATAATGAAGACAGGCACTTTCGTGGATATCCCTTTGGCAAACTCCCTTATAACTATGTATGCTAAATGTGGGAGCATGGAGGATTCTCGGTTAGTATTCAATACAATGCCTGAGCGTGATGTTATTTCATGGAATGCAATCATTGTAGGCAACGCACAGAATGGGCATGCCGTGGAGGGCCTTCAACTGTTTAAGCAATTGGAGAGCATAGGCATCAAGCCAAATGATGTCACTTTTGTAGGTGTCCTGTGTGCTTGTAGTCATGCAGGTTTGGTGGAGGAAGGTTGGCAGTTGTTTGTGTCAATGAGCAGGGATTATTCGATCACGCCAAGAGTAGAGCACTACGCATCTATGGTTGATCTTCTTGGTCGATCTGGTCTCCTCAACGAGGCAGAGGATTTTATCGGCAGGATGCCTGCAGAAGTTCAAGCAGATGCTGTTGTGTGGGGAGCATTGCTCGCAGCTTGCAGAGTTCACGGGAATGCTGATATTGCCGAGAGGGTAGCACACACCTTATTTAAATTGGAACCCCACAATTCTGGACCATATGTCCTACTGTCAAATATTTATGCTGCAGCTGGTAAGTGGGGTGATGTATCAAAagtgaggaagatgatgaaggaaaGGGGTGTGGAAAAGCAGCCGGGCTGCAGCTGGATTGAGGTACAAAATAACGTACATACATTTGTTGTAATCCGCAAATAA